The genomic interval TGTGGGGTTGGGTCTGCCGTTCTCATTTGGCTACCTTTGCTTCTAAAATCCtgattgttgggcttccctggtggcgcagtggttgcgcgtccgcctgccgatgcaggggaaccgcaatgggagaggccgcggcagagggaggcccgcataccacaaaaaaaaaaaaaataaaaataaaataaaatcctgatTGTTAAGTTCTCCCATAGTTCAAGTGGGATCAATTTATTTCACAACTGTAATTTGTTTTGTCACATCTAGATTCAATGAGTTGAAGGCAATGAGTTGCCTTAAATTTCTAGGCCAGACGTGATATTTCAAATCTAATAGTGTTCTTACGTAACACCTAATACACGCTATTCGGGATGTGtggttttttactttcttttttattagtgTAATAAATATTAAGTGTCTCTGCTTATAGGCCAGGCATGTTTTGTTGTGAAAGAAAAGGGTGTATGTGGTCAGAAGTAAAGGAGTCACAACTAGAAACGAGCTCCACTATTGTCTTTACTTCTTTCATCCCTATGCTTCAAAGTTCCTTTGCAGTGAATTCTGGGACTGGGTTTCTCATGTCGGCCGTCTCCTGGGTTAAACTGCTATCCCACTTTCCCCTCAGGGCCTCCTCTTCAGCTGTGACTAAATGTTCAGTATTTCATCTCCTAGATACTCATTGATGTGATCCTAAGCCAATCACTCCATTCAGTTGAACATTCTCTGAGCTCAATTCTCTCATATGAAAAAGGAATGTTATTGCACACCGTTGAGTTAATAATgtaaatgagggacttccctggtggtccagtggtaaagaatctgccttccaaggtaggagacacaggttcgatccctggtcggggaactaaggtcccagaggctgcagggcaactaagcccgggtgacACAACCACTGAGCTCGGACACCTCAACTTAGAGAGCCCAcggtgccacaaactacagaacccacgcactctggaacacatgcgccacaactagagagaagctgggGCGCTGCGGCGAAAGATCCTgagtgcctcaacgaagatccggCAAGCCGCAGctaagaaccaacgcagccaaaaataaattaaataaataaataaataaataaatcttcaaataaaaagaaaaagtaatataaatgaGAGCTTTCTTGCTCTCCAGCCATCTTGGCAGCTGCTCGAAAAAGTCACCGGAGTTGATCAACTCTAGGCTCCAACTCGTTACGAAAAGTGGAAAGTACCCGCTGGGGTACAAGCAGACTCTGAAAATGATCAGACCAGGCAAAGCGAGACAGGTCAGCCTTGCCAACGACTGCCCAGCCTTGAGGAAACCTGAAATAGAGTATTATGCCATGTTGGCCAAAACTGGTGTCCATCACCACACTAGCAATAATATTGAATTGGGCACAGCGTGTGGAAAATACTACAGAGTATGCACACTGGCTATCATTGATCCAGGTGATTCTGTTATCATTAGAAGCATGCCAGAACAGACTGGTGAAAAGTAAATCGTgcacaatttttctttaataaaactgGCCaaagcttgtttttttaaaaaaaagaataataaagtaaatGAGAGAAGCATTTTCTGGACCTTAAGG from Physeter macrocephalus isolate SW-GA chromosome 11, ASM283717v5, whole genome shotgun sequence carries:
- the LOC102994664 gene encoding 60S ribosomal protein L30-like, whose protein sequence is MRAFLLSSHLGSCSKKSPELINSRLQLVTKSGKYPLGYKQTLKMIRPGKARQVSLANDCPALRKPEIEYYAMLAKTGVHHHTSNNIELGTACGKYYRVCTLAIIDPGDSVIIRSMPEQTGEK